The DNA segment CGGGTCTTAATGGATGGAAAGGAACTAATTGAAGTTGTTCATGACGTTGGAGGTCTTATAGGGGCTGCACATGCTTTCACGCCGTGGACAAGTTTATATAAGTCATTTGACTCTGTTTATGACTGTTATGGAAAAAAACCTGATTTTATAGAACTTGGATTATCTGCTGATACTGATATGGCAGATATGATTAAAGAGTTGAGAGACATTCCATTTTTAAGCAATTCTGATGCTCATTCCTACCATCCACATAGGCTGGGGAGGGAATTTAACCAATTTGAGGTAGATTCTCTTGGAAATTTGGAGGAGAATTTTGAGGAGATTAAAAAAGCGATAAAAAACAATAAGATTGTTGCCAATTATGGTCTTGACCCAAAACTTGGGAAATATCATCTAACTGCATGCACAAAATGCTATTTAAGGTTTAAGTTGGAGGATGCAAAAAGATTGAACTTTAAATGCCCATGTGGAGGAACTATAAAGAAGGGTGTTTTGAGTAGGGTTGAGGAACTTAGCGATGGGCAAATTATCCATCCAAAATTCAGACCTCCATACTACAAGATAATTCCATTGGCGGAGATAATAAGTTTATCAACAAAGAGAGGCATTGGGACCCAAACCGTAAACAACTTATGGAAAAAATTCATTGAAAAATATAAAAATGAGATAAAGGTGCTTATAAATGCAGATATTGAGGAATTAAAGGAAATACATGAGGATGTTGGAAAAACCATTGAGTTGTTTAGAAGGGGAAAAATCTATATCTACCCGGGTGGAGGGGGGGAATATGGAAGAATTATGAAAACCCCTCCAAAGATAAATTGGTATGTTATGCAAAATACGCTTGATGCATGGCTCAATAGATAAAAATTTAATGATTAATTCATAAATTTAATTGTTGTTTTTCTTTTTCCTTTAAAGAATGGGTTGTCCACAACACCCGATTTCTGCCTATAAATTACTTCCATATGTGGGTAGGCGATTTCAACATCATCCACCTCCTCTAATTTGCTTAAGATATTTTTGATAATCTTTGTCTTTACGGTTGCCCATTCAAACACATTAACCAAATATCTAACCTTTATCTCAACACCATTATCTATAAAACGCATCCTTATAACTGGTTTGTCATAGATTTTTGATTTTGGGAAAATCCTTGGTTTATTCTTCCAAATCTTTGCTAATTTTCTCATCTCTTTACCAACGACTTCATCACACGCCTCAAGGATTAATTTCTCTGCTTTTCTCCAATCACTCTCATAGGTTATGGTAACTTTAACATTATCCCACACATAGGGTGAACCTTTTGAAAAATTAATAACAGGATTTGTTAATATGTATGAATTTGGTATGTTCAAACTCCTACCTGTTGGTTCTCCATCAACTTCTCTCAAACTTACATACATTGTGCCTATTTTATAGACATCTCCTCCTCCAATATCCTTTATGTAAATCCTATCGTTAATTTTAAAGGGGTGTGTAAATACAATAGTCAACCACCCTACAAAATTCATAATTGGTTTTTGCAAAGCGAGGGTTAAAGCCGCCCCCACAAGACCAAGGGACATTACAAGAGAGCCCACATCTTTATAAACAACAGAGGTTGCAATTAAAATAACACCAAACCATGTCGCATATTTAACCACTGAAGCAACGATAGGATATTCTCTTATATCCACCTTCTCAAAATACTTCCTTAACAACTCTAAGGTTATATCTAAGAATATCAAAGTTCCCAAAATCAACGCAATCAATATAATAATCTGATTACTATAATTCCCCAACTTCAGCAAATATTGGTAAAAATTTAACTTCATACTTAGATAATACAAAATTCCAAGTAAAATTACAACCTTAATTATAAATTTAGTCCTTAATATTAGGGTTTTTTCCGCCATAGTATCACATTAAATTAACTTTTAATAAATTCAATGACATAATTATAATTTTTCTTATCAAATAAAAATCTTTAAGTGAGAGTATGAAAGTATTGATGCCGACCATTTATTACCCTTTTATTGGAGGAATAACAATACATGTGGAAAATTTAGTAAAGCATATTGATGATTGCGAATTTCATATTTTAACATATCATAGCAATTACAACCAAAAATATGAAAATGTTGTTGTACATAAAATTCCATATATCCCAAAGATGAGGGGATTGACATACATGCTTAATGCCTACAAAATTGGGAGAGAGATAATTAGAAAAGAAAAGATTGACTTAATACACAGTCATTACGCGTTTCCGCAGGGGGTTGTTGGAGGATTGTTAAAGGGAAATTTGCCCAATATTCTAACATTACATGGTAGTGATGTTTTAAAACTTTCAAAATCCATTATTGGAAAACCTTTTTTTGATTATGCAGTAGGTAGGGCAGATAAAATCATCTGTGTAAGTGAGTTTTTAAGGAATAATTTAGGCGATAATTTTAAGAGAAAGGCAATTGTTATTCCAAATGGTGTTGACTTCAACTTATTTTATGGGGAGAATGATTTGGATTATGGTCTTTTTGTTGGCTCCTTTGTTGAGCAAAAGGGTTTGGATGTTTTAATTGATGCTATAAAAGATATTGATTTCAATTTTAAACTCATAGGGGATGGACCATTGTTTAATAAAATAAAAGAAAAAATAGAAAAGGAAAATATGAAACATGTTGAGTTATTGGGTAAAAAATCCCAAATAGAAGTGGCAAAATATATGAGGAATTGTAGTTTTCTTGTTCTTCCATCTATTTCAGAGGGTCTTGGGATGGTTTTACTTGAAGCGATGGCTTGTGGAAAGGCAGTTATAGCGACAAATGTTGGAGGTATCGGAGAGATTGTAAAGGATGGATACAATGGCTTTTTAGTTCCTCCGAATAATCCAAAAATCCTAAAGGATAAGATAAAAATACTAATAAATGACAAAAATTTGAGGGAGAAATTTGGTAAAAATGGAAAAGAGTTCTCTAAAAACTTCTCCTGGGAAAATGTAGCAAAGAAAGTAAGATCTATCTATGAGGAGTGTTATAATAACTTAAAGGATGATGTTTATGATAAAGGTGGTTTATATAACAAAACGCGGTGAAATTTTAGCAAACAAAATAAAAAAAATTTTAGATTACTATTACTATGAAAGTGAAGTTATTTACTCAAAAAATTTTAAAATAAGTGGTAGTGAAAGGGGACTCATCTTTATAATGGCGATGGGCATTGTTTTGAGGAAGTTTATCGATAAAATTAAAAACGACAAAATGACGGAT comes from the Methanotorris formicicus Mc-S-70 genome and includes:
- a CDS encoding TIGR00375 family protein, encoding MIINADLHIHSKYSGGTSKYMDIEHILKYGKLKGLDLIGTGDCLHGKYLNEIKNYKDKNLLLTTEIEDINRVHHLVFLPSISKVEELREILKKYSKNIDDDGRPRVLMDGKELIEVVHDVGGLIGAAHAFTPWTSLYKSFDSVYDCYGKKPDFIELGLSADTDMADMIKELRDIPFLSNSDAHSYHPHRLGREFNQFEVDSLGNLEENFEEIKKAIKNNKIVANYGLDPKLGKYHLTACTKCYLRFKLEDAKRLNFKCPCGGTIKKGVLSRVEELSDGQIIHPKFRPPYYKIIPLAEIISLSTKRGIGTQTVNNLWKKFIEKYKNEIKVLINADIEELKEIHEDVGKTIELFRRGKIYIYPGGGGEYGRIMKTPPKINWYVMQNTLDAWLNR
- a CDS encoding mechanosensitive ion channel family protein, whose amino-acid sequence is MAEKTLILRTKFIIKVVILLGILYYLSMKLNFYQYLLKLGNYSNQIIILIALILGTLIFLDITLELLRKYFEKVDIREYPIVASVVKYATWFGVILIATSVVYKDVGSLVMSLGLVGAALTLALQKPIMNFVGWLTIVFTHPFKINDRIYIKDIGGGDVYKIGTMYVSLREVDGEPTGRSLNIPNSYILTNPVINFSKGSPYVWDNVKVTITYESDWRKAEKLILEACDEVVGKEMRKLAKIWKNKPRIFPKSKIYDKPVIRMRFIDNGVEIKVRYLVNVFEWATVKTKIIKNILSKLEEVDDVEIAYPHMEVIYRQKSGVVDNPFFKGKRKTTIKFMN
- a CDS encoding glycosyltransferase family 4 protein, whose protein sequence is MKVLMPTIYYPFIGGITIHVENLVKHIDDCEFHILTYHSNYNQKYENVVVHKIPYIPKMRGLTYMLNAYKIGREIIRKEKIDLIHSHYAFPQGVVGGLLKGNLPNILTLHGSDVLKLSKSIIGKPFFDYAVGRADKIICVSEFLRNNLGDNFKRKAIVIPNGVDFNLFYGENDLDYGLFVGSFVEQKGLDVLIDAIKDIDFNFKLIGDGPLFNKIKEKIEKENMKHVELLGKKSQIEVAKYMRNCSFLVLPSISEGLGMVLLEAMACGKAVIATNVGGIGEIVKDGYNGFLVPPNNPKILKDKIKILINDKNLREKFGKNGKEFSKNFSWENVAKKVRSIYEECYNNLKDDVYDKGGLYNKTR